The Sandaracinus amylolyticus genomic interval ACGTCGAGATCCACTTTCACGTCGCGCCCGACGCGCGCGAGGCGTGGGACGACGAGACCAAGCGCCCGCTCGGCCCCGTGCTCGAGATCTCGCCGGCGCTGCGCGCAGCGAGCGGTCAGTTCCGCGTCTCCGCGCCCGCGATCGCGCTGCCCCCGGGGTTCCAGCCCGCGGATCTCGCGCTCGGTCACGAGGAAGAGGTCGGGGACACGCACCTCGGTGGCGCGACGCAGACGCGCTGGCAGATGTGGCCCGCGCGCGTCGACGGCAGCCGCTTCGTCGCGGAGCTCCCGGCGCTCGGCGGGCACCGCGTGCAATTCGGCGTGTCGCGATGAGCGCGGTGGTGGCGCGCGCGAGCGGTCGCGATGCGAGCGACGTGGCGCGCGCCGCGGGGGTTCCGCGCGAAGCGGTCGAGCTCGCGTGGTCGTGCGAGGTGATCGATCTGCACCTCGAGTCGTTCATCCCGCCGCGCCTCTGGGGCTACGACCTGCTCGCGCGCAATCGGCTCGGGCCGCTCGGCGGGCGCTTCTTCGGGCACCTCGACGTGCCGCGCGCGCTCGAGGGCGGGCTCACCGGCGCGATGTGGTCGATCGCGACGAACATCGCGCGCGGCGCGGGAGCGCGTCCCGCGCTGCTCGAGGCGAACCTGGCCGCGCTGCAGAGCACGCTCGAGCGCAGCGGATCGATCGCGGTGGTGCGCACGCCGAGCGAGTACCGCGCGGCGCGCGCGCACGGGAAGCACGCGGCGCTGCTCGCGGTGCAGGGCGGCAATGCGCTCGAGGGCGCCGAGGATCGCGTCGGCGCGATCGCGGGCGGCGCCATCACCCGCGTGACGCTCGTGCACCTCTCGAACTCGATCTACGGCGACACGTCGAGCCCGCTGCGCCTGCGCGGCGATCGCGGCCTGACCGACGCGGGCCGCGAGATGGTGAAGCGCCTGAACGACGCGCGTGTGCTCGTCGATCTCGCGCACGTCAGCCCGAAGGGCTTCTGGGACGCGGTCGAGGTCCACGATCGCGCGCAGCCGCTGATCGTCACGCACACCGGCGCGAGCGCCGTGCACGCGATGTGGCGCAACGTCGACGACGATCAGATCCGCGCGGTCGCCGACACCGGCGGCGTCGTCGCGGTCATCTTCCACCACGCGTTCCTCGGTCGCGGCGTGCGCGACGGGCGCCGCGTGATCGATCACCTCGAGGCCGTGATCCGGGCCGGCGGAGAAGAAGCGGCCGCGCTCGGCAGCGACTACGACGGCGCGATCATCCCGCCGCCCGATCTCCGCGACGGGGCGCACGCGTACTACCGCCTCGTCGCGTACATGCTCGAGCGCGGCTGGACGCAGGACCGCATCCGCCGCGTGCTCGGCGAGAACTTCCTCCGAAGCTGGTCGCGCCTGCGCGCATGACGCCGAATCGGTGCGCTCCGCCGCGAGTGATCGCGGCGTGGGGCGCATCGTCCCGATCGGCTCCGGGCGCCTGCACGGAATCGCTCGGGTTTTCGTCGGTTTTCCGGCATGCGCCGTGCTCTGTCGAAGGGCACGAGGAGGACGAGCGATGGCGAACAACCAGACCAACCGCGGCGAGGGTTCCGCCAAGGAGCTCGGCGGCAAGATCAAGAAGAACGTCGGCGCGCTGACCGGCAACGAGCGGATGGAAGCCGAGGGCCACGCCAAGGAGCTCGAGGGCAAGACGCAGAAGGAGGCCGCCAAGGCCGCCGAGCGCACCAAGGGCAAGGGCGAAGAGCTGATCGGCAAGGCCAAGAACCGCATCGGCCAGGTGATCGACGACGAGCAGATGGCCGCCGAGGGCAAGGCGAAGGAGCTCAAGGGCAACGCTCGCCAGAACATGAACAAGCCGAGCTGACGTCAGTCGGCTCGGGCGGCCGTGGCGACACCGGCCGCGTTCCCACGTGCGCCACCACGCGATCGTTCAGGCTGCGATCGCGTGCGTGGCGTTCGTCTTTTCCGTCGTTGGTCCGAGGGGCGGGCTTCCTCGGCTCGCGCGCGCCTGCTAGGACGAACGACATGTCGAGCCACGCACCCGATCCGACCTCGCTTCGCCCGCTGATCGAGGCCGCATTCGCCGACCGCTCACACCTGCACGACACGTCGCATCGCGTCGCGGTGCTCGACGCGATCGCGGCGCTCGACGAAGGCCGCCTGCGCGTGGCGAACCCGCCGGGCGAGGGCGGCGAGTGGACGGTCAACGCGTGGGTGAAGCAGGCGGTGCTGCTCTATTTCGCGATCCGCGCGATGGAGCGCATCGAGATCGGGCCCTTCGAGTTCCACGACAAGATCCCGCTCAAGCACGGGCTCGACGAAGCGGGCGTGCGCGTGGTGCCGCCGGGGGTCGCGCGCTACGGCGCGTTCCTCGAGAAGGGCGTCGTGCTGATGCCCGGCTACGTGAACATCGGCGCGTGGGTCGGCGCAGGCACGATGGTCGACACGTGGGCGACGGTCGGCTCGTGCGCGCAGATCGGTCGCGACGTGCACCTCTCGGGCGGCGTCGGGATCGGCGGCGTGCTCGAGCCGCCCG includes:
- a CDS encoding dipeptidase; this translates as MSAVVARASGRDASDVARAAGVPREAVELAWSCEVIDLHLESFIPPRLWGYDLLARNRLGPLGGRFFGHLDVPRALEGGLTGAMWSIATNIARGAGARPALLEANLAALQSTLERSGSIAVVRTPSEYRAARAHGKHAALLAVQGGNALEGAEDRVGAIAGGAITRVTLVHLSNSIYGDTSSPLRLRGDRGLTDAGREMVKRLNDARVLVDLAHVSPKGFWDAVEVHDRAQPLIVTHTGASAVHAMWRNVDDDQIRAVADTGGVVAVIFHHAFLGRGVRDGRRVIDHLEAVIRAGGEEAAALGSDYDGAIIPPPDLRDGAHAYYRLVAYMLERGWTQDRIRRVLGENFLRSWSRLRA
- a CDS encoding CsbD family protein, producing MANNQTNRGEGSAKELGGKIKKNVGALTGNERMEAEGHAKELEGKTQKEAAKAAERTKGKGEELIGKAKNRIGQVIDDEQMAAEGKAKELKGNARQNMNKPS
- a CDS encoding 2,3,4,5-tetrahydropyridine-2,6-dicarboxylate N-succinyltransferase gives rise to the protein MSSHAPDPTSLRPLIEAAFADRSHLHDTSHRVAVLDAIAALDEGRLRVANPPGEGGEWTVNAWVKQAVLLYFAIRAMERIEIGPFEFHDKIPLKHGLDEAGVRVVPPGVARYGAFLEKGVVLMPGYVNIGAWVGAGTMVDTWATVGSCAQIGRDVHLSGGVGIGGVLEPPGARPVIVEDGCFVGSRAIVVEGVHVEREAVIGANVVLTASTPIVDVTGDKPVETRGRIPARSVVIPGTRPKKFPAGEFGVPCALIIGKRTESTDKKTSLNAALRDFGVAV